The Synchiropus splendidus isolate RoL2022-P1 chromosome 8, RoL_Sspl_1.0, whole genome shotgun sequence nucleotide sequence CACGTGCTGACTTTTCCAAGGAGGACAGCTTCACCGTCTGTTTGTTGAAAACCCTGCACAAGGCTTTTACTGAAGGTGAGGATGGTGCAGAAAGttatttcattgtaaaataGACATTTAAGGAACGGTTTATGAAACGGTCATTTCGCCAAATGGTTCGCTAAATAGTGTTGTTTTCAAAGTGAGAAATGAGGACCAAAAGTTTATCTTGAAGATGGATGTGTGTCTGATACAGTCAAGACATCCACATACACCTCAGTGTAAATGTACACAGACATAATAAGGAAGCTAAAATGTATATTTGGTGACAGGTGACATCAAAGGAGGGGTGCTGCTGGACGTTGGTTCAGGTCCAACTATTTACCAGGTGATGGCAGCATGCGAGATCTTCGACAAGGTGATCATGAGTGACTTCCTGGAGGCCAACCGAAACGAGCTGAGGAACTGGTTGGAGAACAATGGGAAGTGCAGCCTGGACTGGTCTCCATTCTTCAAGTACGCCTGCAAGCTGGAGGGACGAGAGTAAGTTTCCTGTTGACATTATTGTTTTTAACCCCCACTTTCTTGGTTGGTTTAAACACATGCTCAACATTTCCAACGTCTTCCGTCGGTTGACCAGGAAAGGTTtgtcttaaaaaatgttttcaacatgaaCCTTCCAAAATGTGCCCCTACAGACCTTCTGCTTGGGAAGAAAAAGCTGCACGACTGAGGAAAGTGCTGAAAGGCATTGTCCCTGCGAATGTCCACCTCCCTCAGCCAGTGAGCGCCGACGTGGTCCCACCTGAAGGAGCCGACTGTATTGTCTCCTGCTTCTGTCTGGACGCTGCCTGCCTCACCATGCCCCTCTACTCACGAGACTTGGGCCATGTCGTGTCTCTGCTGAAGCCTGGTGGTCACCTCATGATCGTCGGCACCGTAGGAATGACCTATTATTATGGTGGTCCCCAAGCAAATGTCTCAACTTTCCCCTTCACTGAGGTTGAGGTTTGTCAACTGCTCAGAGAGAACGGCAT carries:
- the LOC128763422 gene encoding phenylethanolamine N-methyltransferase-like, which translates into the protein MPKPISGSLDLRGLPQRDELAEMCIKLGCQILWSQAHQKDRDSPKCCGSVPQTMVSTVSSAGPRLSRYKVATGTGTAVQVEKTMDAEHQALAELYQQGFDPAEYLRYNYSYPRADFSKEDSFTVCLLKTLHKAFTEGDIKGGVLLDVGSGPTIYQVMAACEIFDKVIMSDFLEANRNELRNWLENNGKCSLDWSPFFKYACKLEGREPSAWEEKAARLRKVLKGIVPANVHLPQPVSADVVPPEGADCIVSCFCLDAACLTMPLYSRDLGHVVSLLKPGGHLMIVGTVGMTYYYGGPQANVSTFPFTEVEVCQLLRENGMSLIRLEMFPLPQKEETTDDAKAILFVKAKKD